A genomic window from Cucumis melo cultivar AY chromosome 8, USDA_Cmelo_AY_1.0, whole genome shotgun sequence includes:
- the LOC103486009 gene encoding uncharacterized protein LOC103486009 isoform X1, producing MSSSAVDTEAPDLVCHFDNVQGLVDAFTAVRWKRHQDALIELSEHGIVLIVEESGCLQAKVYLQRELFIRYEYSAQARPRFGVSLGIFVDSLNTFSVPGRLSTIELKYPGPDMQLLLKTVDSLDACIYAEIRTRIPDTISWDYNFEPAGSSPLSFTVKSAALKEAIDDLEWPGSSVLIALQPSPPSVTFKAEGHGDLQVDFMYYANTDLLISFHCDRQVSYRYKYKFLRATTSNIPSSVIRENRGSKLTIGRGGLLKVQHLVSVAKPSTSHTHIDSAGYQQPSRIAFIEFFVKPEEDSSND from the exons ATGAGCTCCTCGGCAGTGGACACGGAGGCGCCCGATCTAGTTTGCCACTTCGACAACGTCCAAGGTCTCGTGGATGCTTTCACTGCCGTTCGATGGAAACGCCATCAG GACGCCCTAATCGAACTATCGGAACATGGCATCGTTTTGATCGTTGAAGAATCCGGCTGTCTTCAGGCCAAAGTGTATCTGCAGCGTGAG CTTTTCATTCGCTATGAATACAGTGCACAAGCTCGGCCCAGATTTGGAGTGAGCTTAGGGATTTTTGTTGATAGTTTGAATACATTTTCTGTTCCTGGACGTTTAAGCACCATTGAACTCAAATACCCAGGACCTGACATGCAACTTCTTCTCAA GACGGTTGATTCATTAGATGCTTGCATTTATGCGGAGATCAGAACCAGAATCCCAGATACGATCTCATGGGATTACAATTTTGAACCTGCTGGAAGCAGCCCACTCAGTTTCACCGTCAAG TCTGCAGCACTGAAGGAAGCTATTGATGATCTTGAATGGCCTGGATCAAGTGTCCTTATAGCTCTACAACCGTCTCCCCCTTCTGTCACCTTCAAAGCTGAAGGCCATGGAGACTTGCAG GTGGATTTCATGTATTATGCAAATACCGATCTTCTAATCTCGTTCCATTGCGATCGACAAGTATCCTACAG GTACAAATACAAGTTTCTCCGTGCGACAACTTCGAACATACCAAGCAGTGTGATAAGAGAAAATAGAGGAAGCAAACTGACTATTGGGAGAGGAGGATTGCTAAAAGTTCAACACCTTGTTTCTGTTGCAAAACCATCAACTTCGCACACACATATAGATTCTGCTGGCTATCAGCAACCCAGTAGAATTGCTTTCATTGAGTTCTTTGTAAAACCCGAAGAAGATTCCTCAAATGATTAG
- the LOC103486009 gene encoding uncharacterized protein LOC103486009 isoform X2 codes for MQLLLKTVDSLDACIYAEIRTRIPDTISWDYNFEPAGSSPLSFTVKSAALKEAIDDLEWPGSSVLIALQPSPPSVTFKAEGHGDLQVDFMYYANTDLLISFHCDRQVSYRYKYKFLRATTSNIPSSVIRENRGSKLTIGRGGLLKVQHLVSVAKPSTSHTHIDSAGYQQPSRIAFIEFFVKPEEDSSND; via the exons ATGCAACTTCTTCTCAA GACGGTTGATTCATTAGATGCTTGCATTTATGCGGAGATCAGAACCAGAATCCCAGATACGATCTCATGGGATTACAATTTTGAACCTGCTGGAAGCAGCCCACTCAGTTTCACCGTCAAG TCTGCAGCACTGAAGGAAGCTATTGATGATCTTGAATGGCCTGGATCAAGTGTCCTTATAGCTCTACAACCGTCTCCCCCTTCTGTCACCTTCAAAGCTGAAGGCCATGGAGACTTGCAG GTGGATTTCATGTATTATGCAAATACCGATCTTCTAATCTCGTTCCATTGCGATCGACAAGTATCCTACAG GTACAAATACAAGTTTCTCCGTGCGACAACTTCGAACATACCAAGCAGTGTGATAAGAGAAAATAGAGGAAGCAAACTGACTATTGGGAGAGGAGGATTGCTAAAAGTTCAACACCTTGTTTCTGTTGCAAAACCATCAACTTCGCACACACATATAGATTCTGCTGGCTATCAGCAACCCAGTAGAATTGCTTTCATTGAGTTCTTTGTAAAACCCGAAGAAGATTCCTCAAATGATTAG